Proteins co-encoded in one Nonlabens agnitus genomic window:
- a CDS encoding pyridoxal phosphate-dependent aminotransferase yields the protein MNEHLSDRINNLPTSATLAMAAKARELREQGKDIIGLSLGEPDFNTPDFVKDAAIQAVNDNYNSYTPVDGYVELKDAIIHKFKRDNNLTYDRSQIVVSTGAKQSIANVAMVLLNKGDECILPAPYWVSYSAIVELAEGVPVEVHAGVEQNFKITAEQLRAAITPKTKMILFSSPNNPSGSVFSKEELDAFAAVLKDYPDIIVVSDEIYEHINYGSGHASIAACEGMYDRTVTINGVSKAFAMTGWRVGYIGAPTWIARACNKFQGQITSGTCCIAQRAVITALEAPVSKIQYMVDAFAERRKLILELLNQIDGFVTDEPEGAFYVFPDISAFFGREIKGHKIYTAEDFSLFLLEKALVATVSGESFGAPNCIRISYAASTEQIKEAMERIHLALS from the coding sequence ATGAATGAGCATCTATCAGACCGTATCAACAATCTACCTACCAGTGCCACGCTTGCCATGGCTGCAAAAGCGCGAGAATTGCGTGAGCAAGGCAAAGATATTATTGGTCTAAGCTTAGGAGAACCAGACTTTAATACTCCAGATTTTGTAAAGGATGCGGCTATTCAAGCTGTTAATGACAACTATAATTCTTACACACCAGTAGATGGTTATGTGGAATTGAAGGATGCGATTATCCATAAATTCAAACGCGACAACAATCTGACGTATGACCGCAGCCAGATTGTGGTATCTACAGGTGCCAAACAATCTATCGCCAATGTTGCGATGGTCTTGCTTAATAAAGGTGACGAGTGTATTCTACCTGCACCATACTGGGTAAGCTACAGCGCCATCGTTGAACTCGCCGAAGGTGTTCCCGTAGAGGTTCACGCTGGTGTGGAACAAAATTTCAAAATTACTGCAGAGCAGTTGCGTGCCGCGATCACGCCTAAAACCAAGATGATCCTATTCTCATCGCCAAACAATCCTAGCGGTTCTGTTTTTTCAAAAGAAGAACTGGATGCTTTTGCAGCTGTCTTGAAGGATTACCCAGACATTATCGTAGTGAGTGATGAGATCTATGAGCATATCAATTATGGATCTGGCCATGCGAGTATCGCCGCTTGTGAAGGAATGTATGACCGCACGGTAACCATCAATGGTGTGAGTAAGGCCTTTGCCATGACTGGATGGCGTGTAGGTTATATAGGTGCACCTACCTGGATTGCGCGTGCCTGCAACAAGTTTCAAGGACAAATTACTAGTGGTACTTGCTGTATCGCACAACGTGCAGTAATCACTGCTCTTGAGGCACCAGTTTCTAAGATCCAATATATGGTCGATGCCTTTGCAGAGCGTCGCAAACTGATCCTAGAATTATTGAACCAGATCGATGGCTTTGTTACTGATGAACCAGAAGGTGCTTTTTATGTGTTCCCAGATATTTCGGCCTTCTTTGGTCGTGAAATCAAGGGTCATAAAATTTACACGGCAGAGGATTTTTCTTTATTCCTATTAGAAAAAGCGCTTGTAGCGACCGTATCAGGTGAATCTTTTGGAGCGCCTAATTGTATACGTATCTCTTATGCCGCAAGTACTGAACAGATCAAAGAAGCAATGGAGCGTATCCATCTAGCTTTGTCTTAA
- a CDS encoding DUF6263 family protein: MKNLLVLFALAISVQVFAQESALLRVNYSEGDVYEIKMIQQQSTGIQGSTDMTIMMDMEVTEVTDEVIEAESKITSIVMDVNQAGMSMSYDSSKNDDELDATGKMLKGQLSPMMSAVIRTTMDEYGNTLSTKVVPSIPSMEQFSTATTIDFPKQEVKVGSSWTSDNEQQGMKVKSTYTVTKIADGIVYLDVKGEVSGTGTGSMTGSSEIEISTGVLKNNESEIKVTTQGIEVSVVSNVSMNKK, encoded by the coding sequence ATGAAAAATTTATTAGTCCTATTTGCCCTCGCAATATCTGTACAAGTTTTTGCACAGGAATCCGCTTTATTACGTGTCAATTATAGTGAAGGTGATGTTTACGAGATAAAAATGATCCAACAACAATCAACCGGTATCCAAGGTAGTACAGACATGACCATTATGATGGATATGGAAGTGACCGAAGTTACAGATGAAGTTATTGAAGCGGAATCTAAAATCACTTCTATCGTTATGGATGTCAACCAGGCTGGTATGTCCATGAGTTATGATTCTAGCAAAAATGACGATGAGCTTGATGCTACCGGCAAGATGCTTAAAGGGCAACTTAGCCCGATGATGAGTGCCGTCATAAGAACTACAATGGACGAATACGGCAATACACTATCTACTAAGGTGGTACCTTCAATACCAAGTATGGAGCAGTTTTCTACCGCTACTACCATTGATTTCCCCAAACAAGAGGTCAAAGTAGGGTCTAGCTGGACTTCTGATAATGAACAGCAAGGAATGAAAGTAAAATCTACTTACACCGTAACTAAAATTGCAGATGGTATAGTTTATCTAGATGTTAAAGGTGAAGTTTCTGGTACTGGGACAGGTTCTATGACAGGATCTTCAGAAATTGAAATTAGCACTGGAGTATTAAAGAACAATGAATCTGAAATAAAAGTAACCACACAAGGAATAGAAGTGTCTGTTGTTTCCAATGTTTCAATGAACAAAAAGTAA
- a CDS encoding MarC family protein — protein sequence MVSEFFAVIDFKEIFTASMILFAVIDIVGSIPIIVDLRRKVGHIQSEKASVVAGILMIVFMFVGESMLNLIGIDVNSFAVAGAFIIFFIALEMILGIQLYKDDQPETAAIIPIAFPLIAGAGTLTSVLSLRSEYYAINIIAAILINIVFVYAVLKNSGRIEKAIGKQGIDVVRKIFGVILLAIAVKLFATNIKELF from the coding sequence ATGGTTTCAGAATTTTTTGCGGTCATCGATTTTAAAGAAATATTTACGGCAAGCATGATCTTGTTTGCGGTGATTGATATTGTAGGTAGTATTCCCATCATCGTGGACTTGCGTCGTAAAGTAGGACATATTCAAAGTGAAAAGGCCAGTGTCGTCGCTGGGATATTGATGATCGTTTTTATGTTCGTTGGTGAGAGCATGCTCAACCTTATAGGTATTGACGTGAACTCTTTTGCAGTCGCAGGAGCCTTTATCATTTTCTTTATTGCACTAGAAATGATTCTGGGCATTCAACTCTACAAAGACGACCAGCCAGAGACCGCTGCGATTATTCCCATTGCTTTTCCTTTAATTGCCGGTGCCGGTACGCTTACCTCGGTACTTTCCTTACGCTCTGAATATTATGCGATCAATATTATTGCTGCGATTCTTATCAATATCGTATTTGTATATGCCGTATTGAAAAATTCCGGGCGCATAGAGAAGGCGATAGGAAAACAGGGAATCGATGTGGTAAGAAAAATCTTTGGAGTTATCTTGCTAGCGATAGCTGTCAAACTTTTTGCGACCAACATCAAAGAACTCTTTTAG
- the rsmG gene encoding 16S rRNA (guanine(527)-N(7))-methyltransferase RsmG codes for MSQIIKEYFPHITDRQQEQFAQLEGLYREWNAQINVISRKDIDELYTRHVLHSLGIVSVVRFRESLPNTPGGTRVMDVGTGGGFPGIPLAIMFPKTKFHLVDSIAKKLKVVDAVVEALGLENVTTEHGRAEKVKGRFDFIVSRAVTNMTDFVSWTRNKVRKDSYHEIENGILYLKGGDLTEELKPFKHADIYELDQVFEDPFFETKKVVHLPL; via the coding sequence GTGTCACAAATCATCAAAGAATACTTCCCACATATAACAGATCGTCAACAGGAGCAATTTGCACAACTGGAAGGATTGTATCGAGAATGGAACGCACAGATCAATGTGATCTCCAGAAAAGACATTGATGAACTATACACGCGCCATGTTTTACACTCGCTGGGAATTGTAAGTGTAGTTCGCTTTCGCGAAAGCTTACCCAACACACCTGGTGGTACAAGAGTCATGGATGTGGGAACCGGCGGCGGCTTTCCTGGAATACCGCTGGCGATCATGTTCCCAAAAACCAAATTCCATTTAGTCGATTCCATTGCCAAAAAACTGAAGGTTGTAGATGCGGTCGTAGAAGCATTGGGATTGGAAAACGTCACCACAGAACACGGTCGTGCCGAAAAAGTAAAAGGCAGATTTGATTTCATCGTCTCCAGAGCCGTGACTAACATGACCGATTTTGTAAGCTGGACACGCAATAAAGTGCGTAAGGACAGCTACCACGAGATAGAAAACGGCATTTTATACCTAAAAGGCGGCGACCTCACCGAAGAACTCAAACCCTTCAAACACGCCGATATCTACGAACTGGATCAGGTCTTTGAAGATCCCTTTTTTGAGACCAAGAAAGTGGTGCATTTGCCGTTGTAG